The following proteins come from a genomic window of Gadus morhua chromosome 11, gadMor3.0, whole genome shotgun sequence:
- the LOC115553439 gene encoding keratin-associated protein 5-1-like, producing the protein MKGLGVSLSVCVCVCVCVCVCVCVCVCVCVCVCVCVCVCVCVCVCVCVCVSLSLCVCVSPSLCVCVSLPLSVCVCLSLSLCVCVSVCVCVSLSLSLSLCVCVCVSLSLSLSLCVCVCVSLSLSLSLCVCVCLSLSLSLCVCVCLSLSLSLCVCVCLSVCVCVCVCVCVCVCVCVCVCVCVCVCVCVCVCVCVCVCVCVCVCVCVCVCVCVCVCVSTHPMWETPCRNNSN; encoded by the exons ATGAAAGGCctaggtgtctctctctctgtgtgtgtgtgtgtgtgtgtgtgtgtgtgtgtgtgtgtgtgtgtgtgtgtgtgtgtgtgtgtgtgtgtgtgtgtgtgtgtgtgtgtgtgtgtgtgtgtgtgtgtgtgtgtgtgtgtgtgtgtctctctctctctctgtgtgtgtgtctctccctctctctgtgtgtgtgtgtctctccctctctctgtgtgtgtgtgtctctccctctctctgtgtgtgtgtgtctc tgtgtgtgtgtgtgtctctctctctctctctctctccctctgtgtgtgtgtgtgtgtctctctctctctctctctctccctctgtgtgtgtgtgtgtgtctctctctctctctctctctccctctgtgtgtgtgtgtgtctctctctctctctctccctctgtgtgtgtgtgtgtctctctctctctctctccctctgtgtgtgtgtgtgtctctctgtgtgtgtgtgtgtgtgtgtgtgtgtgtgtgtgtgtgtgtgtgtgtgtgtgtgtgtgtgtgtgtgtgtgtgtgtgtgtgtgtgtgtgtgtgtgtgtgtgtgtgtgtgtgtgtgtgtgtgtgtgtgtgtgtgtgtgtgtgtgtgtgtgtgtgtgtgtgtgtgtgtgtgtgtgtcaactcaTCCTATGTGGGAGACGCCCTGTCGCAACAATAGCAACTAG